Proteins found in one Deltaproteobacteria bacterium HGW-Deltaproteobacteria-18 genomic segment:
- a CDS encoding glutamate-5-semialdehyde dehydrogenase, with protein MNLESQMRDLAASARTAARTLATATGLERNKALLALADLLHDSRQEIFAANTLDLEAARAGGLDEARIDRLRITDGGVDSMASACRHVASLSDPVGEVEGMIKRPNGLLVGRMRIPLGVIAIIYESRPNVTIDAAILCLKAGNSVILRGGSEAYHSNQILGGLLRRALDAAGLPEGCVQIVPTTDRAAVKHLLALDEYIDVVIPRGGEGLIRAVVKDATMPVLKHYKGVCHIYMHKDADQEQALPIVENAKVQRPGVCNALECLLVHEGIAREFLPRLAASLAPQGVSFRACPRSLPFLGATATPADADDFGREFLSLTLAVKIVDTQAEAEDHIARYGSGHSEAILTRTHDRAMRFLRTVDASCVLINASTRFNDGGELGLGAEIGISTSKIHAYGPMGVKELTSLKYIVFGEGQVRV; from the coding sequence ATGAATCTGGAATCACAAATGCGCGACCTGGCCGCATCGGCACGGACCGCCGCTAGGACACTGGCCACGGCCACGGGCCTTGAGCGCAACAAGGCGCTTCTGGCTCTGGCCGATCTGCTGCACGATTCTCGGCAGGAAATTTTTGCGGCCAACACCCTTGATCTGGAAGCCGCGCGCGCGGGCGGACTGGACGAGGCGCGGATCGACCGCCTGCGCATCACTGATGGCGGCGTGGACTCCATGGCCAGCGCCTGTCGTCACGTGGCCTCCCTGTCCGACCCCGTGGGAGAGGTTGAGGGCATGATCAAGCGCCCCAACGGACTGCTCGTCGGGCGCATGCGCATTCCTCTGGGCGTCATTGCCATCATCTACGAATCCCGCCCCAACGTGACCATCGACGCAGCCATTCTCTGCCTCAAGGCCGGCAACAGCGTTATCCTGCGCGGAGGTTCCGAAGCCTACCACTCCAACCAGATCCTGGGCGGCCTCTTGCGCCGGGCCCTGGATGCGGCCGGGTTGCCCGAGGGCTGCGTTCAGATCGTGCCGACCACGGACCGGGCCGCGGTGAAACATCTTCTGGCCCTGGACGAATACATCGACGTGGTCATCCCGCGCGGCGGCGAAGGCCTCATCCGGGCCGTGGTCAAGGACGCGACCATGCCTGTCCTCAAGCATTACAAAGGCGTCTGCCACATCTATATGCACAAGGACGCGGATCAGGAACAGGCCCTGCCCATCGTCGAGAACGCCAAGGTGCAGCGTCCGGGCGTGTGCAATGCCCTGGAATGCCTGCTGGTGCACGAGGGTATCGCGCGGGAATTCCTGCCCCGTCTGGCCGCCTCCCTGGCGCCTCAGGGCGTGTCTTTTCGCGCCTGTCCGCGCTCCCTGCCGTTTCTTGGTGCAACGGCCACGCCCGCCGATGCCGATGATTTCGGACGCGAGTTTCTGTCCCTGACCCTGGCTGTGAAGATCGTCGACACCCAGGCCGAGGCCGAGGATCATATCGCGCGCTACGGCTCGGGCCATTCCGAAGCCATCCTGACCCGCACCCATGACCGGGCCATGCGCTTTCTGCGGACGGTGGACGCCTCCTGCGTGCTCATCAACGCCTCCACTCGCTTCAACGATGGCGGAGAACTGGGGCTTGGCGCCGAGATCGGCATCAGCACCTCGAAGATCCATGCCTACGGTCCCATGGGCGTAAAGGAACTGACCAGCCTCAAGTACATCGTCTTCGGAGAAGGACAGGTGCGTGTCTAG